A single window of Pelotomaculum isophthalicicum JI DNA harbors:
- the mraY gene encoding phospho-N-acetylmuramoyl-pentapeptide-transferase, whose amino-acid sequence MQELWMAFAASLFVTLLLGPLVIPVLRKLKFGQNIRADGPARHLQKAGTPTMGGVIFLAGASAGVLFIAQGARDSIIVLVVTLGFGLIGFLDDYIKVVLKRSLGLRAREKLFGQCLLATGLAYWVVYLSDRGTSLSLPFSYLVIPGGVDLDLGWWLFLAFTVLIVVGMANAVNLTDGLDGLAAGVSLLVALGMMVIALIVDKSGVALSLAALAGGCLGFLYYNRHPARVFMGDTGSLALGGGLGAAAVITRSELFLIIIGGIFIIETLSVIIQVISFQTRGKRIFRMSPLHHHFELGGWGENKVVLTFWTATIIFGMIGLAGFCHLGK is encoded by the coding sequence ATGCAAGAGTTGTGGATGGCATTCGCTGCCTCGCTTTTTGTTACATTACTGCTCGGTCCCCTAGTAATACCCGTTTTGCGAAAGCTAAAGTTTGGCCAGAACATTCGGGCGGACGGACCTGCCCGGCATCTGCAAAAAGCAGGTACACCCACCATGGGTGGGGTGATATTTTTGGCAGGCGCGTCAGCGGGAGTATTATTTATCGCTCAGGGGGCGAGGGATAGTATTATTGTGCTCGTTGTGACCCTGGGGTTCGGATTAATTGGGTTTCTTGACGATTATATTAAGGTTGTGCTAAAAAGGTCGCTGGGCCTGAGAGCGCGGGAGAAACTTTTCGGACAGTGTCTTCTAGCAACTGGACTGGCTTATTGGGTAGTATACTTATCGGACAGGGGCACCAGCCTTTCCCTTCCCTTTTCATATTTGGTGATTCCGGGAGGTGTAGACCTTGATTTGGGCTGGTGGTTGTTCTTGGCGTTTACCGTTCTTATCGTTGTCGGAATGGCCAACGCTGTTAATCTTACCGACGGGCTGGACGGCCTGGCTGCCGGTGTAAGCTTGCTGGTTGCGCTCGGTATGATGGTAATTGCTTTAATTGTGGACAAATCAGGGGTCGCGCTAAGCCTGGCGGCACTTGCGGGGGGCTGTCTGGGTTTTCTTTATTACAACCGCCACCCGGCCAGAGTATTTATGGGTGACACCGGTTCCCTGGCCTTGGGAGGAGGGCTGGGCGCCGCCGCGGTAATAACAAGAAGTGAATTATTCTTAATAATAATCGGCGGGATCTTCATTATTGAAACGCTTTCTGTAATTATCCAGGTGATATCCTTTCAAACCAGGGGTAAACGTATTTTTCGAATGAGTCCGTTACACCATCATTTTGAACTGGGCGGTTGGGGAGAGAACAAGGTGGTGCTAACCTTTTGGACAGCTACCATAATCTTTGGCATGATTGGCCTTGCTGGATTTTGCCACTTGGGTAAATGA
- the spoVE gene encoding stage V sporulation protein E: MQQKKKSPDFVLFLTVISLLSIGVVMVFSASEYSTLVNYNDSFYYFKRQLAWALLGLIAMRLTMRYNYWQLKRYVLPILTIALVLLILVLIPGIGKEVNGARRWINVGPLPFAPAELVKLCLIIFTAYGLARQKHKVKTFSKGVLPYLLVMSSAALLILIQPDLGTAVSLAGIVIVMIFAAGARLTHLGSIAVSGLAAVGFAIAMKPYRLQRLMAFLDPWADPQGDGFHIIQGLYAIGSGGLFGLGLGQSKQKFLYLPENHTDFIFAIIGEELGFIGASLVILLFALFIWRGLKIAITSTDPFASLLATGITAWVGIQSIINIGVVTGSLPVTGIPLPFISFGGTSLLFTMIGVGILLNISQFTAAR, translated from the coding sequence GTGCAGCAAAAAAAGAAGTCTCCTGACTTTGTTCTTTTCTTAACGGTGATTAGTTTGTTGAGTATAGGCGTTGTCATGGTTTTCAGCGCTAGCGAGTATAGCACCTTGGTCAACTATAATGACAGCTTTTACTATTTTAAACGTCAGTTAGCATGGGCGCTGCTCGGTTTGATTGCCATGCGTTTAACAATGAGGTACAATTATTGGCAGCTTAAACGCTATGTTTTACCTATCCTGACAATAGCTTTAGTGCTGCTTATTTTGGTTTTGATCCCGGGTATCGGCAAGGAGGTGAACGGGGCGCGGCGTTGGATTAACGTTGGACCGCTGCCTTTCGCTCCCGCTGAACTTGTCAAGCTTTGTTTAATTATTTTTACTGCGTACGGTTTGGCAAGGCAAAAACATAAGGTCAAGACTTTTTCGAAAGGCGTATTGCCTTACCTGCTGGTTATGTCATCTGCGGCCCTCCTGATTTTAATTCAGCCTGACCTGGGGACGGCTGTATCTTTGGCTGGAATAGTAATAGTGATGATTTTCGCCGCGGGCGCAAGGCTAACCCATCTTGGGAGTATTGCGGTAAGCGGCTTGGCGGCTGTGGGTTTTGCTATTGCTATGAAACCCTACCGGCTGCAACGTTTAATGGCATTCCTGGACCCTTGGGCCGACCCCCAGGGTGACGGGTTTCATATTATTCAGGGTTTATACGCCATTGGCTCCGGCGGCCTTTTCGGCCTGGGCCTGGGGCAAAGTAAGCAAAAGTTTCTTTATCTGCCTGAAAACCACACTGACTTTATTTTTGCCATCATCGGAGAAGAGTTGGGTTTTATCGGAGCTTCACTGGTAATATTGCTTTTTGCCCTTTTTATTTGGAGGGGGCTAAAGATAGCGATAACATCGACCGACCCGTTCGCCAGCTTGTTGGCAACCGGTATTACCGCGTGGGTAGGCATACAGTCAATAATAAATATTGGCGTGGTAACCGGATCTTTGCCTGTGACGGGTATTCCTTTACCTTTTATTAGCTTTGGCGGCACCTCTTTGCTTTTTACTATGATTGGAGTGGGGATATTGCTGAATATATCTCAATTTACTGCCGCCCGGTAA
- a CDS encoding UDP-N-acetylmuramoyl-tripeptide--D-alanyl-D-alanine ligase, giving the protein MKSATLGEIAQAINGEIIQGDSGIVINRVSTDSRRIEPGSLFFALRGTRYDAHQFLDQAIAAGAGGLVIDRDVEVTAGITVIKVLDTLAALQALAASNRERCGIPLIGVTGSTGKTTTKDMIASVLGTRLHTIKTMGNYNNEIGLPLTLLNMDENSEVAVVEMGMRGPGEIDALCRIAKPNGAVITNIGETHLELLGTVSNIAAAKGEILENIPTDGFAVLNAESSFIQREAKRCRGKVVFFGIEQECEITAKDIIAESGGNRFTAEIAGYEGEFFLPAPGRHNVMNALAAIAVGRELGLSIEEIAEGLKTVTLSDMRLAIIEVGDIKIINDTYNASPVSTGAALQVLKEVSCGKSMVAVLGDMLELGSRAVEGHLEVGSIAADLGVDSLVAVGDLASGIADGALRSGMPAGKIYRCADNREAITVLNVILREGEVVLVKGSRGMHMEQIVESLVNFPNRTCK; this is encoded by the coding sequence ATGAAATCAGCCACCTTGGGGGAAATAGCTCAAGCAATCAACGGTGAAATTATCCAGGGCGATTCCGGGATTGTAATCAACCGGGTTTCTACCGATAGCCGTAGAATAGAGCCAGGAAGCCTTTTTTTTGCGCTGCGGGGTACAAGGTACGATGCCCACCAATTCCTGGACCAGGCAATCGCAGCGGGCGCGGGAGGTCTGGTAATTGACCGTGATGTCGAGGTAACCGCCGGTATTACGGTAATTAAAGTGTTGGATACGCTAGCCGCCCTGCAGGCTTTAGCCGCATCGAACAGGGAACGATGCGGGATACCTTTGATCGGGGTGACAGGAAGCACAGGAAAAACCACGACAAAGGATATGATCGCGTCTGTTTTAGGTACACGCTTACATACCATAAAAACCATGGGTAATTATAACAACGAGATTGGTCTGCCGCTTACGCTTTTGAATATGGATGAAAACAGTGAGGTCGCGGTAGTAGAAATGGGTATGCGAGGACCTGGTGAAATAGATGCTTTGTGTCGGATTGCCAAGCCTAATGGCGCGGTAATTACCAACATCGGGGAGACCCATTTGGAGTTGCTGGGGACGGTTAGCAACATTGCGGCAGCCAAGGGAGAAATATTGGAAAATATACCAACCGACGGGTTTGCCGTGTTGAATGCGGAAAGTTCATTTATTCAAAGAGAAGCGAAGCGCTGCCGCGGGAAGGTTGTTTTTTTCGGCATTGAGCAAGAATGTGAGATAACGGCTAAAGATATTATAGCAGAAAGTGGAGGGAACCGGTTTACCGCGGAAATTGCCGGGTATGAGGGGGAATTTTTTCTACCGGCGCCGGGGCGGCATAATGTGATGAATGCGCTTGCCGCGATTGCGGTGGGAAGGGAATTAGGTCTTTCTATCGAAGAAATAGCAGAAGGACTGAAAACAGTAACTTTATCAGATATGCGCCTGGCAATTATTGAGGTGGGAGATATCAAAATTATTAATGATACATATAACGCCAGTCCGGTTTCAACCGGAGCGGCGCTCCAGGTGCTGAAAGAAGTTTCTTGTGGCAAAAGTATGGTAGCTGTTCTCGGCGATATGCTGGAACTGGGGTCCCGGGCGGTGGAAGGACACCTTGAAGTTGGTTCGATCGCGGCTGATTTGGGAGTGGACAGTTTGGTGGCGGTTGGTGATCTTGCTTCAGGAATAGCGGACGGGGCTCTGAGATCCGGCATGCCGGCAGGTAAAATTTACCGTTGTGCCGATAATCGAGAAGCGATAACAGTTTTAAACGTTATTCTCCGGGAAGGAGAAGTGGTACTGGTCAAGGGTTCCAGAGGCATGCACATGGAGCAGATCGTTGAGAGTCTAGTTAATTTTCCGAACAGAACTTGCAAGTGA
- the murG gene encoding undecaprenyldiphospho-muramoylpentapeptide beta-N-acetylglucosaminyltransferase has protein sequence MRFVVSGGGTGGHIYPALAISRGLKEKYPGAEVLYVGTTQGMEADIVCKENLPFRGIVASGLERKLSLHNLLVLWQAGRGFWQAAGIIRQWRPDAVIGTGGYVCGPVVLAAALRRVPTLIHEQNAFPGITNRILSRFAGCVAVTFADSIKYFPNPNKVRLTGLPVRPEILTAERKTALEKLGLSHDRFLLLSFGGSRGARAINEAMVSVIKKFANDPRLSIIHVTGTLGYQEFIDNAAASGINLDKIGNVTIMSYAYNMQDALGAANLVVSRAGAATLAELTVMGIPSILIPYPHAAENHQEFNARALEKENAALVVLDRELNGEVLCGKIAELLDYRDKLSAMSAASKRLGKRDALKDIIECVDELIKARNK, from the coding sequence TTGCGTTTTGTAGTGTCCGGCGGGGGGACTGGAGGACATATATACCCTGCCTTGGCCATATCCCGGGGTTTAAAAGAAAAATATCCAGGCGCTGAAGTGCTTTATGTCGGGACAACACAGGGAATGGAAGCGGATATTGTTTGCAAAGAGAATCTTCCCTTCAGGGGTATTGTGGCATCCGGATTAGAAAGAAAATTGTCTCTCCATAACTTACTGGTACTATGGCAAGCCGGACGGGGGTTTTGGCAGGCAGCCGGGATTATCCGGCAGTGGCGGCCGGATGCGGTGATTGGGACGGGAGGTTATGTCTGCGGTCCTGTAGTGTTGGCAGCCGCTCTACGCAGGGTGCCTACCTTGATCCATGAACAAAACGCGTTTCCCGGTATTACCAACAGGATCCTATCACGTTTTGCCGGGTGCGTGGCTGTAACTTTCGCCGATTCAATAAAGTATTTCCCAAACCCGAATAAAGTCAGACTTACCGGATTGCCTGTGCGGCCGGAAATCTTGACGGCTGAACGGAAGACCGCTTTGGAGAAGTTAGGTTTAAGCCATGATCGATTCCTCTTGCTGTCGTTCGGGGGGAGCAGAGGCGCCCGTGCTATTAATGAGGCAATGGTTTCCGTAATTAAAAAGTTCGCAAATGATCCACGTTTGAGCATCATTCATGTAACCGGCACATTAGGGTACCAAGAGTTTATAGACAACGCCGCAGCTTCCGGTATAAATTTGGACAAAATTGGGAACGTTACCATTATGTCCTACGCTTACAATATGCAGGATGCGTTGGGAGCGGCCAATTTGGTAGTTAGCCGGGCGGGTGCGGCCACACTGGCTGAATTAACGGTTATGGGCATTCCTTCTATTCTTATCCCGTACCCCCATGCAGCGGAAAATCACCAGGAATTTAACGCCCGCGCCCTTGAGAAAGAAAACGCGGCGCTTGTAGTTCTGGATCGCGAGCTCAATGGGGAGGTACTATGTGGCAAAATAGCTGAACTGCTTGATTACCGTGACAAATTATCTGCCATGAGTGCCGCCAGTAAAAGGCTGGGCAAAAGAGATGCTCTCAAAGATATAATAGAATGTGTGGATGAGTTAATCAAAGCAAGAAATAAATAA
- the murD gene encoding UDP-N-acetylmuramoyl-L-alanine--D-glutamate ligase, whose product MELKSKKVLVVGAGKSGLAVAHFIVKKGAVAVLADANNPAYPDDQLAELVAEGVELSLGGYPDVKKGSFDLVVMSPGVPLTVEPARAALDNGIPVTGELELAYHFTESPIVAITGTNGKTTTTALIGAIFQDAGISTLVGGNIGLPLVAEVEKYCSNDVIVAEVSSFQLETASSFKPKVGVILNITPDHLDRHGNMDNYIAAKSRIYANQEPGDYIVLNYDDPLTAELGAKSRGETIYFSRRKELENGVFVVEGKIVVKLGGKAEVICGIDDLSIPGAHNLENALAAVAATKVMGINNRSLAATLKNFKGVAHRLEFVAEINGVRYINDSKGTNPDASIKALEAYDEPIVLIAGGKNKGSDFSELAEKIKEKVRVLVVLGQSAELIAEAARARRFENILAAANFKEAVMLASQAARPGNIVLLSPACASWDMFKNFEERGELFRDIVLNIKSYREN is encoded by the coding sequence ATGGAACTTAAGAGTAAAAAAGTGCTGGTTGTCGGAGCCGGCAAAAGCGGGCTGGCAGTCGCACACTTTATCGTAAAAAAAGGCGCTGTTGCTGTTCTGGCAGATGCCAACAATCCGGCTTATCCGGATGATCAGTTGGCGGAATTGGTTGCTGAAGGGGTTGAGCTTTCTCTTGGCGGATACCCTGATGTTAAAAAGGGGAGTTTCGATCTGGTGGTAATGAGCCCAGGGGTACCCCTTACTGTCGAGCCGGCCAGGGCTGCCCTGGATAACGGAATCCCCGTCACCGGAGAATTGGAACTTGCCTACCATTTTACCGAATCGCCAATTGTGGCGATTACCGGGACGAATGGTAAGACTACTACTACTGCTTTGATTGGCGCTATTTTTCAGGATGCCGGTATCTCTACCCTGGTTGGCGGCAATATTGGCCTCCCATTAGTTGCAGAAGTGGAGAAATACTGTTCCAACGATGTGATTGTGGCCGAAGTATCAAGTTTTCAGCTGGAAACGGCCAGCTCTTTTAAACCGAAAGTGGGGGTGATTTTGAATATCACTCCGGACCACCTGGACCGCCACGGCAATATGGATAATTACATAGCGGCCAAGTCCAGGATTTATGCCAACCAGGAACCTGGTGATTATATCGTGTTAAATTATGATGATCCCCTGACTGCTGAGCTTGGGGCAAAATCACGCGGAGAAACAATTTATTTTAGCCGGCGCAAAGAATTGGAAAATGGTGTCTTCGTCGTTGAAGGAAAAATCGTGGTAAAATTGGGCGGAAAAGCTGAAGTGATTTGCGGAATTGATGATTTGAGCATTCCCGGCGCACATAACTTGGAAAACGCGCTTGCGGCAGTTGCAGCCACTAAGGTAATGGGAATAAACAACCGGTCGCTGGCTGCTACCTTGAAAAATTTTAAGGGAGTAGCTCACCGTTTGGAATTTGTAGCGGAAATTAATGGGGTAAGGTACATTAACGACTCTAAGGGGACCAACCCGGACGCTTCGATAAAAGCGCTTGAAGCGTATGACGAGCCTATCGTTTTGATTGCAGGCGGTAAGAATAAAGGCAGCGATTTTAGCGAACTTGCTGAAAAAATCAAGGAAAAAGTCAGGGTACTGGTGGTGCTGGGACAAAGCGCCGAATTAATTGCTGAAGCTGCCAGGGCGAGAAGATTTGAAAACATCCTCGCTGCGGCCAACTTCAAGGAGGCTGTGATGCTGGCCAGTCAAGCCGCCCGGCCGGGAAATATAGTTTTATTATCCCCGGCATGCGCCAGTTGGGATATGTTTAAAAATTTTGAAGAGCGTGGAGAGTTATTTCGAGATATAGTTTTAAATATTAAGAGTTATAGAGAAAATTGA